A DNA window from Streptomyces sp. CA-278952 contains the following coding sequences:
- a CDS encoding TetR/AcrR family transcriptional regulator, whose translation MTSLRADGRVERGNQTRQLILGRAVQIASVEGLEGLSLGRLATELGLSKSGVFALFGSKEGLQLATVRGAVAIYVDHVLRPTRSVPPGLGRVWRLCEAWIAYSRERVFRGGCFFYAATAEFDARGGRVHDALASAQTGWVTFVEQTIEEARSAGELAGDTDVCQLAFEVIALLELANAESVLQNNNLGYAKAARAILIRLRAAATDPALLPSR comes from the coding sequence ATGACGTCGTTGAGAGCGGACGGGCGGGTCGAGCGGGGGAACCAGACCCGGCAGTTGATCCTGGGGCGGGCGGTGCAGATCGCCTCGGTCGAAGGGCTGGAGGGTCTGTCGCTGGGGCGGCTGGCCACCGAGCTCGGGCTGAGCAAGAGCGGGGTGTTCGCCCTCTTCGGCTCGAAGGAGGGGCTCCAGCTGGCCACCGTGCGGGGGGCGGTGGCCATATACGTCGACCATGTGCTGCGCCCCACCCGGTCGGTTCCGCCGGGGCTCGGAAGGGTCTGGCGGCTGTGCGAGGCGTGGATCGCGTACTCCCGCGAGCGTGTGTTCCGGGGCGGTTGCTTCTTCTACGCAGCCACGGCCGAGTTCGACGCCCGTGGCGGCAGGGTGCACGACGCCCTGGCGTCCGCGCAGACCGGCTGGGTCACCTTCGTGGAGCAGACGATCGAGGAGGCCAGGTCCGCCGGGGAGCTGGCCGGGGACACCGACGTGTGCCAGCTGGCCTTCGAGGTGATCGCCCTGCTGGAGCTGGCCAACGCCGAGTCGGTGCTCCAGAACAACAACCTCGGCTACGCCAAGGCGGCGCGGGCCATCCTGATCCGGCTGCGGGCCGCGGCGACGGATCCCGCACTGCTGCCTTCGCGGTAG
- a CDS encoding ABC transporter permease: MFVAWRDLRFARGRFALMGSVVVLITLLVGLLSGLTAGLARENISAVTGLDADHLAFAAPPDGQAESFSNSTVREDDWRAWTGRPGVQAAQPVGIRTLNATAAGERSAAVSAFGVEPDGTLGPEGIGPGRVVLSEKAAEELDASAGDRIALGRTEREVAAVATDASYSHTPVVWTSLDDWQEIGHDGAGPAEQATVIALTTTQGADLAAGDAAAGTSTLTLDDSLTAIGSYQSENGSLQLMRGFLFAISALVIGAFFTVWTIQRSGDVAVLKALGASTPYLLRDALGQAVVMLALGTGLGTALAAGAGAVIGGGAVPFVLDAATVLVPAAVMIVLGALGAALSIRRITAVDPLTALGSAR, encoded by the coding sequence ATGTTCGTCGCATGGAGAGACCTTCGCTTCGCCAGGGGCCGGTTCGCGCTCATGGGCTCGGTCGTGGTGCTGATCACGCTGCTCGTGGGGCTGCTGTCCGGCCTGACCGCAGGCCTGGCCCGGGAGAACATCTCGGCCGTCACCGGTCTGGACGCCGACCACCTGGCCTTCGCCGCGCCCCCCGACGGGCAGGCGGAGTCGTTCAGCAACTCGACGGTCCGGGAGGACGACTGGCGGGCCTGGACCGGACGGCCCGGGGTCCAGGCCGCCCAGCCGGTCGGCATCCGGACCCTGAACGCCACCGCCGCCGGTGAGCGGAGTGCCGCCGTCTCGGCCTTCGGCGTCGAACCGGACGGCACCCTCGGGCCGGAGGGGATCGGTCCGGGGCGGGTCGTGCTCTCCGAGAAGGCGGCCGAGGAGCTCGACGCGTCGGCGGGCGACAGGATCGCGCTCGGCCGGACCGAGCGCGAGGTCGCCGCCGTCGCCACGGACGCCTCCTACAGCCACACGCCCGTCGTCTGGACCTCGCTCGACGACTGGCAGGAGATCGGCCACGACGGCGCCGGGCCCGCCGAACAGGCGACCGTGATCGCCCTGACCACCACCCAAGGCGCCGACCTCGCGGCGGGGGACGCGGCGGCGGGCACCAGCACGCTCACGCTCGACGACTCCCTCACGGCCATCGGCTCCTACCAGTCGGAGAACGGTTCGCTGCAACTGATGCGCGGCTTCCTCTTCGCCATCTCCGCCCTCGTCATCGGAGCGTTCTTCACCGTCTGGACGATCCAGCGCAGCGGCGACGTCGCCGTGCTGAAGGCACTCGGCGCGTCGACCCCGTACCTGCTGCGCGACGCGCTGGGACAGGCCGTCGTGATGCTCGCCCTCGGTACGGGACTGGGCACCGCGCTGGCCGCCGGGGCCGGAGCCGTGATCGGCGGAGGAGCCGTGCCGTTCGTCCTGGACGCGGCGACCGTCCTCGTCCCGGCCGCCGTGATGATCGTCCTCGGCGCGCTCGGGGCAGCCCTGTCCATCCGGCGGATCACCGCCGTCGACCCGCTCACCGCACTCGGGAGTGCCCGATGA
- a CDS encoding SDR family NAD(P)-dependent oxidoreductase — translation MSSTLPTTAPATVTTGLPARAALVTGGSRGIGAAIALRLAQDGADVAVTYVQDEEAALAVVAKIEGFGRRGVALRCDAADADAAADAVHRAADALGRLDILVNNAGIGVLGPISALAGPEVDRTLAVNVRAVFLACRAAAERLADGGRIVSVGSALSRYAGGPGSTLYGLSKSALVGLTKPLARELGPRGITVNLIQPGPVDTDLNPADGPFAEGQRAATALGRFGTTEEIASLVAYLVSADAGFITGTELVVDGGHAA, via the coding sequence ATGTCCAGCACCCTGCCCACCACCGCCCCCGCCACCGTCACCACCGGCCTCCCTGCCCGGGCCGCCCTGGTCACCGGGGGCAGCCGGGGCATCGGCGCCGCGATCGCGCTGCGGCTCGCCCAGGACGGCGCGGACGTCGCCGTCACCTATGTCCAGGACGAGGAAGCGGCCCTCGCGGTCGTCGCGAAGATCGAGGGCTTCGGCCGCCGGGGCGTCGCCCTGCGCTGCGACGCGGCGGACGCCGACGCGGCCGCCGACGCCGTGCACCGGGCGGCGGACGCGCTCGGCCGGCTCGACATCCTGGTCAACAACGCCGGCATCGGCGTCCTCGGCCCGATCTCCGCGCTCGCCGGGCCGGAGGTGGACCGGACGCTGGCGGTGAACGTGCGGGCCGTCTTCCTCGCCTGCCGGGCGGCGGCGGAGCGGCTGGCCGACGGTGGCCGCATCGTCTCCGTGGGCTCCGCCCTGAGCCGGTACGCGGGCGGGCCCGGCTCCACCCTCTACGGGCTCAGCAAGTCCGCCCTGGTCGGGCTGACCAAGCCGCTGGCCCGGGAGCTCGGGCCGCGCGGCATCACGGTGAACCTGATCCAGCCCGGGCCGGTGGACACCGATCTCAACCCGGCCGACGGGCCGTTCGCCGAGGGCCAGCGCGCGGCGACCGCCCTGGGCCGCTTCGGCACGACGGAGGAGATCGCCTCGCTCGTCGCGTACCTCGTGAGCGCGGACGCGGGGTTCATCACGGGCACGGAGCTCGTCGTGGACGGCGGCCACGCGGCCTGA
- a CDS encoding ABC transporter ATP-binding protein, with product MTLTLTDVTLTYPDGEGRLTALDRVSLDVPPGTLTAVVGPSGSGKSSLLAAAATLVTPDSGEVVVAGTPTAGLGRAGRAALRREHIGIVFQQPNLLPSLTAAEQLQVMRHLSGDSARGARRRALELLDAVGLADRADRRPHQLSGGQRQRINIARALMNEPAVLLVDEPTSALDHERGAAVLDLLVTLTRERATATVLVTHDLAHLGRMDRTVTMDDGRLTVPAGV from the coding sequence ATGACGCTCACCCTGACCGACGTCACCCTCACCTACCCGGACGGCGAGGGACGGCTCACCGCCCTGGACCGGGTCTCGCTGGACGTGCCCCCGGGCACGCTCACCGCCGTGGTCGGGCCGTCCGGCTCGGGCAAGTCGAGCCTCCTCGCGGCCGCCGCCACCCTGGTCACCCCGGACTCCGGCGAGGTCGTGGTGGCCGGGACGCCGACGGCCGGGCTCGGCCGGGCCGGGCGGGCGGCCCTGCGCAGGGAGCACATCGGCATCGTCTTCCAGCAGCCCAACCTGCTGCCCTCGCTGACCGCCGCCGAACAGCTCCAGGTGATGCGCCACCTGTCCGGGGACTCCGCCCGCGGCGCCCGCCGCCGGGCCCTGGAGCTGCTGGACGCGGTCGGGCTCGCCGACCGCGCCGACCGGCGGCCCCACCAGCTCTCCGGCGGGCAGCGCCAGCGGATCAACATCGCGCGGGCCCTGATGAACGAACCGGCGGTCCTGCTCGTCGACGAGCCGACCAGCGCGCTCGACCACGAGCGCGGCGCGGCCGTGCTCGACCTGCTGGTCACCCTGACCCGGGAGCGCGCCACCGCCACGGTGCTGGTCACGCACGATCTGGCGCACCTGGGGCGGATGGACCGCACGGTGACGATGGACGACGGGCGGCTGACCGTCCCGGCCGGGGTCTGA
- a CDS encoding IclR family transcriptional regulator, protein MPPSHASTADSKPSGSSGGVQSLERAFDLLERMADAGGEVGLSELSASSGLPLPTIHRLMRTLVGCGYVRQQPNRRYALGPRLIRLGESASRLLGTWARPYLSRLVEETGETANMALLDGDEIVYVAQVPSKHSMRMFTEVGRRVLPHSTGVGKALLAHTPADEVRALLARTGMPAATEKTITTPEGFLDALELVRRAGYAVDDNEQEIGVRCLAVSVPNSPTSAAISISGPAGRVTEAATERIVPILQQVAGELSDALASNGTNGG, encoded by the coding sequence GTGCCGCCGTCCCACGCCAGCACAGCCGACTCCAAGCCCTCCGGTTCCAGCGGTGGGGTGCAGTCCCTCGAGCGCGCCTTCGATCTGCTGGAGCGGATGGCCGACGCCGGGGGCGAGGTCGGGCTGAGCGAGCTCTCCGCGAGCAGCGGTCTGCCCCTGCCGACCATCCACCGGCTGATGCGCACCCTGGTCGGCTGCGGGTACGTGCGCCAGCAGCCCAACCGCCGCTACGCGCTGGGCCCCCGGCTGATCCGGCTCGGTGAGTCCGCCTCCCGGCTGCTGGGCACCTGGGCCCGCCCCTACCTCAGCCGCCTGGTGGAGGAGACCGGCGAGACGGCGAACATGGCGCTGCTGGACGGGGACGAGATCGTGTACGTCGCCCAGGTGCCGTCCAAGCACTCCATGCGGATGTTCACCGAGGTCGGCCGCCGGGTGCTGCCGCACTCCACCGGCGTGGGCAAGGCGCTCCTCGCGCACACCCCCGCCGACGAGGTCCGCGCTCTTCTGGCCCGTACCGGCATGCCGGCCGCCACGGAGAAGACGATCACCACCCCGGAGGGCTTCCTCGACGCCCTGGAGCTGGTGCGCCGCGCCGGGTACGCGGTGGACGACAACGAGCAGGAGATCGGGGTGCGGTGCCTCGCGGTCTCCGTGCCGAACTCCCCCACCTCGGCCGCGATCTCCATCTCGGGACCGGCGGGGCGGGTGACGGAGGCGGCGACGGAGCGGATCGTGCCGATCCTCCAGCAGGTCGCCGGAGAGCTGTCCGACGCGCTGGCGAGCAACGGCACGAACGGCGGCTGA
- a CDS encoding sensor histidine kinase, with protein MNSRSHTHVTAALRLCLHALLMGLLALVVVRTASEDAPHTAAVVVVAVLMAALYAAGPLASSVQPGNRAGAVWLAGLGALWAALLVLSPDALWVAFPLYFLQLHILPMRWALPAVVVTAAAAITSFVVHRQEIEPGAFIGPLLGGAVAVATVLGYDALFRESERRRELIVELVATRADLAEAERTAGTLAERERLAREIHDTLAQGLSSIQLLLRAAERSLPEDAPAAAHVRAAREAAQANLAEARSFVRALTPPDLEHGSLSAALERLCARTTAPDLTVRFAVSGTPVELPTPYEVALLRTAQSALANTVRHARAGRAEITLSFMDTSVALDVVDDGQGFDPSGVPVQERGDGGFGLPAMRTRAGSLGGALSVESAPGQGTAVALTLPLPVAEAERAA; from the coding sequence ATGAATTCGCGTTCGCACACCCACGTCACGGCAGCCCTGCGGCTCTGTCTGCACGCCCTGCTGATGGGGCTGCTGGCCCTGGTGGTCGTCCGCACGGCGAGCGAGGACGCGCCGCACACCGCAGCCGTCGTGGTGGTGGCGGTGCTGATGGCCGCCCTGTACGCGGCGGGGCCGCTCGCCTCCTCCGTACAGCCGGGAAACCGCGCGGGGGCCGTGTGGCTGGCGGGTCTCGGCGCCCTGTGGGCCGCGCTGCTGGTCCTGTCGCCGGACGCCCTGTGGGTGGCCTTCCCGCTCTACTTCCTCCAGCTCCACATCCTGCCCATGCGGTGGGCGCTGCCCGCCGTCGTGGTCACCGCGGCCGCCGCGATCACCAGCTTCGTCGTGCACCGGCAGGAGATCGAGCCCGGCGCGTTCATCGGGCCGCTGCTCGGCGGGGCGGTCGCCGTCGCCACCGTCCTCGGATACGACGCGCTCTTCCGGGAGAGCGAACGGCGGCGCGAACTGATCGTGGAGCTGGTCGCCACCCGCGCGGACCTCGCCGAGGCGGAACGCACGGCCGGGACCCTCGCCGAGCGCGAGCGCCTCGCCCGGGAGATCCACGACACGCTGGCCCAGGGCCTGTCCAGCATCCAGCTGCTGCTGCGCGCCGCCGAGCGCTCGCTGCCCGAGGACGCTCCCGCCGCCGCGCATGTGCGGGCCGCCCGCGAGGCCGCGCAGGCGAATCTCGCCGAGGCCCGTTCGTTCGTCCGCGCGCTGACGCCGCCGGACCTGGAGCACGGTTCGCTGTCCGCCGCGCTGGAGCGGCTCTGCGCCCGTACGACCGCGCCCGACCTGACCGTGCGGTTCGCGGTGAGCGGCACCCCGGTGGAGCTGCCGACGCCCTACGAGGTGGCGCTGCTGCGGACCGCGCAGTCGGCGCTGGCCAACACGGTGCGCCATGCGCGGGCCGGGCGGGCGGAGATCACCCTGAGCTTCATGGACACCTCGGTGGCGCTGGACGTCGTGGACGACGGGCAGGGCTTTGACCCGTCGGGGGTGCCGGTCCAGGAGCGCGGCGACGGCGGCTTCGGGCTGCCGGCGATGCGGACGCGCGCGGGGTCGCTCGGCGGTGCGCTGAGCGTGGAGTCGGCGCCCGGACAGGGCACGGCGGTGGCCCTCACTCTGCCGCTGCCGGTCGCGGAAGCGGAGCGTGCGGCATGA
- a CDS encoding DMT family transporter has product MSAVAVPTLAPPRRAWGTDLPVLAVAAVWGASYLAAKGITTAHTVIAVLVLRFAIVLPVLVATGWRRLRALTGAQWRGAGLLGLVLSGIFLLETYGVVHTSATNAGLIISLTMIFTPLAEAVVTRVRPSAGFVAAAGLSVAGVVLLTQGGGLTSPSGGDLLMLLAALARTVHVLAMARMKAVQGADSLSLTTVQLGAAVAVFAVLAAVPGTGASPWSAAADFGAREWAGLVFLSVFCTLFAFFVQMWSVRRTSPSRVSLLLGTEPLWAAAVGISLGGERLGLLGAAGAVLVLAGTAWGRRGADRS; this is encoded by the coding sequence GTGTCCGCTGTCGCCGTGCCCACCCTCGCACCCCCGCGCCGTGCCTGGGGCACCGATCTGCCCGTGCTGGCGGTCGCCGCCGTCTGGGGAGCCAGCTACCTCGCGGCCAAGGGCATCACCACCGCCCACACGGTCATCGCCGTCCTCGTCCTGCGCTTCGCGATCGTGCTGCCGGTGCTCGTGGCGACCGGATGGCGCAGGCTGCGGGCGCTGACCGGTGCGCAGTGGCGCGGCGCCGGGCTGCTGGGCCTGGTGCTGAGCGGGATCTTCCTGCTGGAGACGTACGGGGTGGTGCACACCTCCGCTACCAACGCCGGGCTGATCATCAGCCTCACCATGATCTTCACGCCGTTGGCCGAGGCCGTCGTGACCCGGGTGCGCCCGTCGGCCGGATTCGTCGCGGCGGCCGGGCTCTCCGTCGCCGGAGTGGTCCTGCTGACCCAGGGCGGCGGGCTCACGAGCCCCTCGGGCGGCGACCTCCTGATGCTTCTCGCCGCTCTCGCCCGGACCGTCCACGTCCTGGCGATGGCCAGGATGAAGGCGGTCCAGGGCGCCGACTCGCTCTCCCTCACCACCGTCCAGCTCGGGGCCGCGGTCGCCGTCTTCGCCGTGCTCGCAGCCGTCCCGGGTACCGGCGCGTCGCCGTGGAGCGCGGCGGCGGACTTCGGCGCCCGGGAGTGGGCGGGCCTGGTCTTCCTCTCGGTGTTCTGCACGCTGTTCGCGTTCTTCGTGCAGATGTGGTCCGTGCGCCGCACCTCGCCGTCCCGGGTCAGCCTGCTGCTCGGTACGGAACCGCTGTGGGCCGCCGCCGTGGGCATCAGCCTCGGCGGCGAACGGCTCGGGCTGCTCGGCGCCGCCGGGGCGGTTCTCGTCCTGGCGGGCACCGCATGGGGCCGACGCGGCGCGGACCGGTCCTGA
- a CDS encoding response regulator, whose protein sequence is MSGSGEDVIRLLLADDHPVVRAGLRAVLDTEPDFRVAGEAATAEEAVALAAAGGFDVVLMDLQFGTGLHGSEATATITAAPEGPRVLILTTYDSDADILAAVEAGASGYLLKDAPPQELAAAVRTAAAGRSALAPSVAHRLMDRMRTPAEALTRRELEVLQLVGEGLSNLQISKRLFLSQATVKSHLVHIYAKLGVDSRTSAVAAATARRLIRR, encoded by the coding sequence ATGAGCGGGAGCGGGGAGGACGTCATCCGGCTGCTGCTGGCGGACGACCATCCGGTCGTCCGGGCGGGGCTGCGCGCGGTCCTGGACACCGAGCCGGACTTCCGGGTCGCCGGTGAGGCCGCGACCGCCGAGGAGGCCGTCGCCCTGGCGGCGGCGGGCGGCTTCGACGTGGTCCTGATGGACCTCCAGTTCGGTACGGGCCTGCACGGCTCGGAGGCCACGGCGACGATCACCGCCGCGCCGGAGGGCCCCCGGGTCCTGATCCTGACGACCTACGACTCCGACGCGGACATCCTGGCGGCGGTCGAGGCGGGGGCGAGCGGCTATCTGCTCAAGGACGCGCCGCCGCAGGAGCTGGCGGCGGCGGTGCGCACGGCGGCGGCGGGCCGCTCCGCGCTCGCGCCGTCCGTGGCGCACCGGTTGATGGACCGGATGCGGACCCCGGCCGAGGCACTGACCCGGCGGGAGCTGGAGGTGCTCCAGCTGGTCGGCGAGGGCCTGTCGAACCTCCAGATCAGCAAGCGGCTCTTCCTGAGCCAGGCGACGGTGAAGTCCCACCTGGTGCACATCTACGCCAAGCTGGGTGTCGACTCCCGTACGTCGGCGGTCGCGGCGGCCACGGCCCGCAGGCTCATCCGCCGCTGA
- a CDS encoding putative quinol monooxygenase, producing the protein MIFIAVKFTALDPEEWLSRLDGFTVATRREPGNLFFDWSHSVENPNEFVLLEAFADAAAGEAHVNSDHFKAAIATMSELVAEVPEIINVEVEGAGWSRMAEVTPRNR; encoded by the coding sequence ATGATCTTCATCGCCGTCAAGTTCACCGCCCTCGACCCCGAGGAGTGGCTCAGCCGGCTGGACGGCTTCACCGTCGCCACCCGCCGCGAGCCCGGCAACCTCTTCTTCGACTGGTCGCACAGTGTGGAGAACCCCAACGAGTTCGTCCTGCTGGAGGCCTTCGCCGACGCGGCCGCGGGCGAGGCGCACGTGAACTCGGACCACTTCAAGGCGGCGATCGCGACGATGTCGGAGCTGGTGGCCGAGGTCCCCGAGATCATCAACGTCGAGGTGGAGGGCGCCGGCTGGTCCCGGATGGCGGAGGTCACCCCGCGCAACCGCTGA
- the allB gene encoding allantoinase AllB: MSGPDVNLILRSTRVVTPEGTRPAAVAVAGGTIDAVLPYDTGTPAGVRLEDFGDDVLLPGLVDTHVHVNDPGRTAWEGFYTATRAAAAGGITTLLDMPLNSLPPTTTVEHLRIKQQVAAPKAHVDTGFWGGAIPSNVKDLRPLYEAGVFGFKCFLSPSGVEEFPELDQEQLARSMAEIAGFGGLLIVHAEDPHHLAEAPQRPGPAYADFLASRPRDAENTAIEGLIAHAKRLNARVHVLHLSSSDALPLIAAAKREGVRVTVESCPHFLTLTAEEVPDGATEFKCCPPIREAANQDALWAGLADGTIDCIVSDHSPCTTDLKTPDFASAWGGISSLQLGLPAIWTEARKRGHTLDDVARWMSAAPAALAGLTRKGAIEAGRDADFAVLAPDATFTVDPAELFHRNQVTAYAGKTLHGVVRSSWLRGARIASDGVLAEPAGRLLERDH, encoded by the coding sequence GTGTCCGGTCCGGACGTGAACCTGATACTGCGCTCGACGCGCGTCGTGACCCCCGAGGGGACCCGCCCGGCGGCGGTCGCCGTCGCGGGCGGGACGATCGACGCGGTCCTGCCGTACGACACCGGGACGCCCGCGGGCGTCCGCCTGGAGGACTTCGGCGACGACGTCCTGCTGCCGGGCCTGGTCGACACCCACGTCCATGTGAACGACCCCGGCCGTACCGCGTGGGAAGGCTTCTACACCGCCACCCGCGCGGCCGCCGCGGGCGGGATCACCACGCTCCTGGACATGCCCCTCAACTCCCTCCCGCCGACCACCACCGTCGAGCACCTGCGGATCAAGCAGCAGGTCGCGGCCCCCAAGGCGCACGTCGACACCGGCTTCTGGGGTGGGGCGATCCCGTCCAACGTCAAGGACCTGCGCCCGCTGTACGAGGCCGGGGTCTTCGGCTTCAAGTGCTTCCTGTCGCCCTCCGGCGTCGAGGAGTTCCCGGAGCTGGACCAGGAGCAGCTGGCCCGCTCCATGGCGGAGATCGCCGGATTCGGCGGGCTGCTCATCGTGCACGCCGAGGACCCGCACCACCTGGCCGAGGCCCCACAGCGCCCCGGACCCGCCTACGCGGACTTCCTCGCCTCCCGGCCCCGCGACGCCGAGAACACCGCGATCGAGGGGCTCATCGCCCACGCCAAGCGGCTGAACGCCCGCGTCCACGTCCTGCACCTCTCCTCCAGCGACGCCCTGCCGCTGATCGCCGCCGCGAAGCGCGAGGGCGTCCGTGTCACCGTCGAGTCCTGCCCGCACTTCCTCACCCTCACCGCCGAGGAAGTTCCCGACGGGGCGACGGAGTTCAAGTGCTGCCCGCCGATCCGCGAGGCCGCCAACCAGGACGCGCTCTGGGCCGGGCTCGCCGACGGCACCATCGACTGCATCGTCAGCGACCACTCGCCGTGCACCACCGACCTGAAGACCCCGGACTTCGCCTCCGCCTGGGGCGGGATCTCCTCCCTCCAGCTCGGCCTGCCCGCCATCTGGACCGAGGCCCGCAAGCGCGGCCACACCCTCGACGACGTCGCCCGCTGGATGTCCGCCGCCCCCGCCGCGCTGGCCGGGCTGACCCGCAAGGGCGCCATCGAGGCCGGACGCGACGCCGACTTCGCGGTCCTCGCCCCCGACGCGACCTTCACCGTCGACCCCGCCGAGCTCTTCCACCGCAACCAGGTCACCGCCTACGCCGGGAAGACCCTGCACGGCGTCGTCCGCTCCAGCTGGCTGCGCGGTGCCCGCATCGCCTCCGACGGCGTCCTCGCCGAGCCGGCCGGCCGCCTCCTCGAACGCGACCACTGA
- the alc gene encoding allantoicase, which yields MTDAAIPRFTGDASPYAGGDPYADHRTADFPFTHLVDLADRRLGAGVIAANDEFFAERENLLEPGPAVFDPEHFGHKGKIMDGWETRRRRGVSATEPHPTADDHDWALVRLGAPGVIRGIVLDTAHFRGNYPQAVSVEAVALPGSPSPEDLLAPDVKWTTLVPRTAVGGHAANGFAVDAEQRFTHLRVNQHPDGGIARLRVYGEVAPDPAWLGALGTFDLAALENGGQVEDASDRFYSPATNTIQPGRSRKMDDGWETRRRRDQGNDWISYRLAAQSGIRAVEIDTAYLKGNSAGWASLSVRDGADGDWTEVLPRTRLQPDTNHRFVLDGTVRATHVRIDIYPDGGISRLRLFGSLTDEGAGALAARHRELGG from the coding sequence ATGACGGACGCCGCGATACCGCGCTTCACCGGCGACGCAAGCCCCTACGCGGGCGGCGACCCGTACGCCGACCACCGCACCGCCGACTTCCCCTTCACCCACCTCGTCGACCTGGCCGACCGCCGTCTCGGGGCGGGGGTCATCGCCGCCAACGACGAGTTCTTCGCCGAGCGCGAGAACCTCCTCGAGCCCGGGCCCGCCGTCTTCGACCCGGAGCACTTCGGGCACAAGGGCAAGATCATGGACGGCTGGGAGACCCGCCGCCGACGCGGTGTCAGCGCCACCGAACCGCACCCCACCGCCGACGACCACGACTGGGCCCTCGTCCGGCTCGGCGCGCCCGGCGTCATCCGGGGCATCGTCCTGGACACCGCCCACTTCCGCGGCAACTACCCGCAGGCGGTCTCCGTCGAGGCGGTCGCACTGCCCGGCTCCCCGTCCCCCGAGGACCTCCTCGCCCCCGACGTGAAGTGGACGACGCTCGTCCCCCGTACGGCGGTCGGCGGCCACGCGGCCAACGGGTTCGCCGTCGACGCCGAGCAGCGCTTCACCCACCTGCGGGTCAACCAGCACCCGGACGGCGGGATCGCCCGCCTGCGGGTGTACGGAGAGGTCGCCCCCGACCCCGCCTGGCTCGGCGCGCTCGGTACGTTCGACCTCGCGGCCCTGGAGAACGGCGGCCAGGTCGAGGACGCCTCCGACCGCTTCTACTCCCCGGCCACCAATACCATCCAGCCGGGCCGCTCGCGGAAGATGGACGACGGCTGGGAGACCCGCCGCCGGCGCGACCAGGGCAACGACTGGATCAGCTACCGTCTCGCCGCACAGTCCGGTATCCGGGCCGTCGAGATCGACACCGCCTACCTCAAGGGCAACTCCGCGGGCTGGGCGAGCCTCTCGGTACGGGACGGAGCGGACGGCGACTGGACGGAGGTCCTTCCCCGGACCCGGCTCCAGCCCGACACCAACCACCGCTTCGTCCTGGACGGAACCGTCCGCGCCACGCACGTACGGATCGACATCTACCCGGACGGCGGCATCTCCCGGCTCCGGCTGTTCGGATCGCTCACCGACGAGGGCGCCGGGGCCCTGGCTGCCCGTCACCGGGAGCTGGGCGGCTGA
- a CDS encoding aldo/keto reductase codes for MSGTPVQALNDGTRLPAVGLGTYPLDDAAAEEAVAGALELGYRLVDTALNYGNETGTGRGIARSGVPREEVRLTTKVPGRHHGYEETLASFEESRARLGVEYVDLYLIHWPLPRLDKYVDTWKAMIRLREDGLVRSIGVSNFTAAQLERLERETGVLPSVNQIEMHPLLPQEELRAVHAAKGVVTESWSPLARGREVLEDPSTVAIAEDHGVSPGQVVLRWHTQLGAVPIPKSADPGRQRENLDLFGFELTAQELTSIASGRQRRFGGDPESHEEF; via the coding sequence ATGTCCGGCACACCGGTTCAGGCGCTCAATGACGGCACGCGACTCCCCGCGGTGGGGCTCGGCACCTACCCGCTGGACGACGCGGCGGCCGAGGAGGCCGTCGCCGGGGCCCTGGAGCTCGGCTACCGGCTGGTCGACACGGCCCTCAACTACGGCAACGAGACCGGCACCGGCCGGGGCATCGCCCGTAGTGGCGTCCCCCGCGAGGAGGTCCGCCTCACCACGAAGGTGCCCGGCCGGCACCACGGGTACGAGGAGACGCTCGCCTCGTTCGAGGAGTCGCGGGCCCGCCTGGGCGTCGAGTACGTGGACCTCTATCTGATCCACTGGCCGCTCCCCCGCCTCGACAAGTACGTGGACACCTGGAAGGCCATGATCCGGCTCCGCGAGGACGGTCTCGTCCGCTCGATCGGCGTCTCCAACTTCACCGCCGCGCAGCTGGAGCGGCTGGAGCGGGAGACGGGCGTGCTGCCCTCGGTGAACCAGATCGAGATGCACCCGCTGCTGCCGCAGGAGGAGCTGCGTGCCGTGCACGCGGCCAAGGGCGTCGTCACGGAGAGCTGGAGCCCGCTGGCCCGGGGCCGCGAGGTGCTGGAGGATCCCTCGACCGTGGCGATCGCCGAGGACCACGGGGTGAGTCCCGGGCAGGTGGTGCTGCGCTGGCACACCCAGCTGGGCGCGGTCCCCATCCCGAAGTCGGCGGACCCGGGCCGGCAACGCGAGAACCTCGATCTGTTCGGGTTCGAGCTGACGGCGCAGGAGCTGACGTCGATCGCGTCCGGGCGGCAGCGGCGGTTCGGCGGCGACCCGGAGTCCCACGAGGAGTTCTAG